In Vespa crabro chromosome 5, iyVesCrab1.2, whole genome shotgun sequence, a single window of DNA contains:
- the LOC124424093 gene encoding glycogen debranching enzyme: MDSMLAIKHFFGNAVQMLMRKFKSFLQHLCKCRYLRFLLSCAIDKNMTERGPSAESQDSQQVRVLTLNKGEHLDGILYRLKKGWKVEFKLGASLLGKTLDVFTNHPLSNDQKFERHTYYQLPWINDSANLLLTLPGSFHYYVMDSGTESKIKAIASGYLMVDPELKVGERGELLPLDCIQCQTVLAKSLGPFSTWENKLLVARNSGYNVIHFTPIQELGLSKSSYSLSDQLKLNPLFNDGDTVITFDDIDEFINKIRNEWKMLSICDVVLNHTANESPFLVSHPECTYNCLNSPHLRPAYILDAALFELTIQVASGEWEFKGIPTVVETEDHLNSIRHALHSYFLPLVKIHELYILDINETIAEFLNLARTQIPQDVNELPTEDISVIKDPKFRRLKATIDMPLALKKYNTYRADSFDEETRLKRCAEDLRKKLQELNDVIINEIQNHLNAAVENTVAGIRYFRVQADGPRLKEISERNPLVPRYFTDYGTPKSLVEREATMFSEAGCYLMVHNGWVMNGDPLKNFADPDSNIYIRRELIAWGDSVKLRYGEKPEDSPFLWDHMTKYVEQTAKIFDGIRLDNCHSTPIPIAEHMLDAARQIRPDLYVVAELFTNSDQKDNIFVNRLGITSLIREAMSAWDSHEEGRLVYRYGGEPVGAFLPSRKRPLVPSIAHALFLDQTHDNPSPIEKRSVFDLLPSTGLVSMACCASGSNRGYDELVPHHIHVVDETRQYASWTDDDNLADGIKFVNHQNGIIIAKRALNELHYTLGKEKFSQVFVDQMDTDVVAVTRHSPSTHDSVVLVAFTAFKHPDPNANDLRRYIKPLRVEGVVEEIILEASLSHSGTKNGTSPFLYPQKFVKDENIINGMSEYVINLKEHIQICDSTMLEKVDSGDPKITQLNFINFIPGSVIAIRVSLHANIKPALAKLQNTISLITSNKSSDLRVIVSRMDLVDLNKAIYRCDQEERDETSNKFGVYDIPGYGPLVYAGLQGVMSVLADIRPNNDLGHPLCANLRQGNWLMDYIWQRLKEDHGTKALGEWLEEVAEPFKLIPRYLVPSYFDVVVTNVYITLLEQCYALMSSFVKNGSTFIKILSLVSVQMGGIVKSAQLPDLSPNLDPPKPKVIQYNGETEQLCLTLSAGLPHFTVGYMRNWGRDTFIALRGLLLLTGRHQEARFIILGFAGTLRHGLMPNLLDKGKNSRYNCRDALWWWLYTIQCYIQEVPNGLKILSDKISRLFPSDDSPSLPAGQVDQPLYDVIQEALMVHFQGLCFRERNAGKQIDEHMTDRGFNNQIGVHPETGFVFGGNDANCGTWMDKMGSSEKAGNKGKPATPRDGSAIEIIGLSKSILSFLAELYKQNLFPYGSVQRKNRDGSVVTWSYKQWADKISANFEKYFYINEVPTEGELKPELIHRRGIFKDSHGATQEWADYQLRPNFPITMIVAPELFNPHHAWTALKKVEEILLGPLGMKTLDPADWAYNGYYDNSNDSNDTKLAHGWNYHQGPEWIWPMGYFLRARLYFAPLVGGVDELRRTIESTEIIISRHFVEASTNHWRGLPELTNKDGEYCRDSCRTQAWSASSILEVLHDLDKIKQKLQSENQDSIN, encoded by the exons atggATTCAATGCTTGCAATAAAGCATTTTTTTGGAAATGCAGTACAAATGCTTATGAGGAAATTTAAGAGCTTTTTACAACATCTATGTAAATGCCGCTATTTGAGGTTTCTCTTGTCTTGT gcaatagataaaaatatgacTGAACGTGGTCCATCTGCAGAGAGCCAGGACTCTCAACAAGTAAGAGTCTTGACTCTAAATAAAGGAGAACATCTTGATGGAATTTTATATAGACTTAAAAaag gaTGGAAAGTGGAATTCAAGCTTGGAGCTTCTCTTCTTGGGAAGACACTTGATGTTTTTACTAATCATCCATTATCAAATGATCAGAAATTTGAAAGACACACATATTACCAGTTACCTTGGATAAATGATTCCGCTAATTTACTTCTAACTTTACCCGGttcctttcattattatgttatGGATTCTGG tactgaatcaaaaataaaagccATTGCTTCTGGATATTTGATGGTGGATCCTGAATTGAAAGTTGGTGAACGTGGAGAATTATTACCATTAGATTGTATTCAATGTCAAACTGTACTGGCAAAAAGTTTAGGACCCTTTTCCACTTGGGAAAATAAATTACTAGTGGCTCGTAACTCTGGATATAATGTTATACATTTTACACCAATTCAG gAATTAGGATTGTCTAAATCATCCTACAGTTTAAGtgatcaattaaaattgaatcCTCTCTTCAATGATGGAGACACAGTAATTACTTTTGACGATATTgatgaatttataaataaaattcgtaaTGAATGGAAA ATGTTAAGTATATGTGATGTTGTTTTAAATCATACAGCAAATGAAAGTCCCTTCTTAGTCTCTCATCCAGAATGTACATACAACTGTCTTAACAGTCCTCATTTACGTCCTGCATACATTTTAGACGCTGCTTTATTTGAATTAACAATTCAGGTTGCTTCTGGAGAGTGGGAATTTAAAGGTATTCCTACAGTAGTTGAAACTGAGGATCATTTAAAT TCTATTCGTCATGCTCtgcattcatattttttaccacttgtaaaaattcatgaattgtatatattggatattaatgaaacaatagcagaatttttaaatttagcACGAACTCAAATCCCTCAAGATGTTAATGAATTACCAACAGAAGACATATCAGTAATAAAAGATCCTAAATTTCGTAGATTAAAAGCAACTATAGACATGCCACTTgctcttaaaaaatataatacatatag AGCTGATAGTTTTGATGAGGAAACTCGCTTGAAACGTTGTGCAGAAgatcttagaaaaaaattacaagaacTTAATgatgtaattataaatgaaattcaaaATCATTTGAATGCAGCTGTTGAAAATACAGTTGCAGGTATACGATATTTTAGAGTGCAGGCAGATGGACCCAGGCTTAAGGAAATTAGTGAAAGAAACCCGCTTGTACCTCG atattttactgATTATGGAACTCCTAAATCATTAGTTGAAAGAGAAGCAACAATGTTTTCAGAGGCTGGTTGTTATCTGATGGTTCATAATGGATGGGTTATGAATGGTGATCCTTTAAAGAATTTTGCTGATCCTGATTCAAATATCTATATTCGAAGAGAACTTATCGCATGGGGTGATAGCGTAAAGCTTAG ATATGGTGAAAAACCAGAGGATTCTCCTTTCTTGTGGGATCATATGACAAAATATGTAGAGCAAACTGCCAAAATTTTTGATGGTATACGTCTTGATAACTGTCATTCTACACCTATTCCTATTGCTGAg CACATGTTAGACGCTGCTCGTCAGATTCGTCCTGATTTGTATGTAGTTGCAGAACTATTTACGAATTCTGATCAAAAAGATAACATTTTTGTTAATCGTCTTGGCATTACATCTTTGATCAGAg agGCAATGTCTGCATGGGACAGTCATGAGGAAGGACGATTAGTTTACCGATATGGAGGAGAACCCGTTGGAGCTTTTTTGCCATCACGTAAACGACCGTTAGTACCATCTATAGCTCATGCTCTTTTCTTGGATCAAACTCATGATAATCCTAGTCCAATCGAAAAACGAAGTGTTTTTGATTTACTTCCAAGTACTGGACTTGTATCAATGGCATGTTGTGCTAGTGGAAGCAATCGAGGATATGATGAATTAGTACCGCATCAT aTTCATGTTGTTGATGAAACAAGACAATATGCATCATGGACAGATGATGATAATTTGGCAGATggtataaaatttgtaaatcaTCAAAACGGTATAATTATAGCTAAAAGGGCTTTGAACGAACTACATTATACTCTTGGCAAAGAGAAATTTTCCCAA gTATTTGTTGATCAAATGGATACTGATGTAGTTGCAGTAACAAGGCACTCACCTTCTACTCATGACAGTGTCGTTTTAGTTGCCTTTACAGCATTCAAACATCCTGACCCTAATGCTAATGATTTGAGAAGATATATAAAGCCATTAAGAGTAGAAGGTGTTGTAGAAGAAATCATTTTGGAAGCTTCATTATCACACAGTGGAACAAa AAATGGTACATCTCCATTTCTTTATCCGCAAAAGTTTGTTAAAGatgaaaatatcataaatgGAATGTCTGAATATGTTATCAATTTAAAAGAACATATTCAGATTTGTGATTCTACTATGTTAGAAAAAGTTGATTCAGGAGATCCTAAAATAACACAGCTTaactttatcaattttataccTGGTTCTGTCATTGCTATTCG GGTATCTCTTCATGCTAATATAAAGCCTGCTCTGGCCAAACTTCAAAACACTATTTCTTTAATCACATCAAACAAAAGCTCAGACTTGCGAGTTATTGTATCTCGCATGGATCTTGTAGATTTAAATAAAGCCATCTATAGATGTGATCAAGAAGAACGTGATGAAACTTCAAATAAATTTGGGGTATATGACATACCTGGTTATGGACCTTTAGTCTATGCAGGATTACAag GTGTTATGTCTGTGTTAGCAGATATTCGACCAAACAATGATCTTGGTCATCCTTTATGTGCTAATTTAAGACAGGGAAATTGGTTGATgg ATTATATTTGGCAACGACTTAAGGAAGATCATGGCACTAAGGCTCTTGGAGAATGGTTGGAGGAAGTAGCTGAaccatttaaattaattcccCGTTATTTAGTACCAAGCTATTTTGATGTAGTTGTTACTAATGTTTACATAACATTATTAGAACAATGTTATGCTTTAATGTCAAG TTTTGTGAAGAATGGttctacttttattaaaatactatCTTTAGTCTCAGTACAAATGGGAGGTATAGTAAAATCAGCCCAATTACCAGACTTATCGCCAAATTTAGATCCTCCTAAGCCAAAAGTGATACAATATAATGGAGAAACAGAACAACTATGTTTGACATTATCAGCAGGTCTACCACATTTTACAGTAGGATACATGAGAAATTGGGGTAGAGATACATTTATTGCTTTAAGAGGTTTACTCCTTTTAACGGGTAGACATCAAGAAGCTAGATTCATAATCCTAGGTTTTGCTGGTACGTTACGACATGGTTTAATGCCAAATCTTttagataaaggaaaaaattcaag GTATAATTGTCGCGATGCCTTGTGGTGGTGGTTATATACTATTCAATGTTATATTCAAGAAGTTCCGAATGGTTTAAAAATTCTATCTGATAAAATTTCAAGACTCTTTCCCAGTGATGATTCTCCTTCATTACCAGCAGGACAAGTT GACCAACCTTTATATGATGTTATACAAGAGGCACTTATGGTACATTTTCAAGGACTTTGCTTCAGAGAAAGAAATGCTGGAAAACAAATTGATGAGCACATGACTGATAGAGgatttaataatcaaattgGTGTGCATCCAGAAACAGGTTTTGTTTTTGGAGGTAATGATGCTAATTGTGGAACATGGATGGATAAAATGGGATCATCTGAAAAAGCTGGTAACAAAGGAAAACCTGCTACACCAAGAGATGGCTCAGCTATAGAAATAATTGGTCTTAGTAAAAGTATTTTGAGTTTTCTAGCTGAACTATATAAGCAAAATCTTTTCCCTTATGGCAGTGTTCAAAGGAAAAATCGTGATG gaTCTGTAGTAACTTGGAGTTATAAACAATGGGCAGATAAAATATCagcaaattttgaaaaatatttttacataaatgaAGTGCCCACAGAAGGTGAATTAAAACCTGAATTAATTCATCGCCGTGGCATATTTAAGGATAGTCATGGAGCCACACAGGAATGGGCAGATTATCAATTACGTCCTAATTTTCCAATTACTATGAtagtt GCTCCAGAATTGTTTAATCCACATCATGCATGGACAGCATTGAAGAAAgtcgaagaaattttattaggaCCATTAGGAATGAAAACATTAGATCCTGCAGATTGGGcatataatggttattatgataattcaaATGATTCTAATGATACTAAACTTGCACATGGATGGAATTATCATCAAGGACCA GAATGGATTTGGCCAATGGGTTATTTTCTTAGAGCTCGTTTATATTTTGCCCCATTAGTTGGGGGTGTAGATGAATTGCGTCGCACGATTGAATCaactgaaattattatttcacgaCATTTTGTCGAAGCATCTACAAATCATTGGCGTGGTCTTCCTGAACTTACTAATAAGGATGGAGAATATTGTAGAGATAGTTGTCGAACACAAGCATGGAGTGCTTCATCTATACTAGAG GTTCTCCATGATTTAgataaaatcaaacaaaaattacaatctGAAAATCAAGATtcaataaattga